Proteins encoded within one genomic window of Aerococcus viridans:
- a CDS encoding O-methyltransferase: MTEANQANQVNETKEKVVQNEMMDRPVVEAGVLNFMRTGQNDFPTPLKELEDYAHENRVPVIPHETAVFLDFLLSVKQPRKILEIGMAIGFSGSLMVYDHPERSLDTIDRYDKMIAAAKVNFEKLGVADQVTIHEGDAKDVLPTLETKYDFALLDSAKAKYFDFFPLIMDRLEVGGILMIDDIFQGGTVFNELDTIPKRVRKIHKKLNLLLEEVVGHPNLKTSVLPLGDGVLLVEKIDDTDFSHLLEKNF; this comes from the coding sequence ATGACTGAAGCAAATCAAGCAAATCAAGTAAATGAAACGAAAGAAAAAGTAGTGCAAAATGAAATGATGGACCGCCCAGTAGTAGAAGCAGGCGTATTAAATTTCATGCGTACTGGACAAAATGACTTTCCAACACCACTAAAAGAATTAGAAGATTACGCCCATGAAAACCGCGTACCAGTAATCCCTCATGAAACAGCAGTTTTCTTAGATTTTCTATTAAGCGTTAAACAACCAAGGAAAATACTAGAAATCGGTATGGCCATCGGATTCTCTGGATCGTTAATGGTTTATGACCATCCTGAAAGAAGCTTAGATACCATCGATCGTTATGACAAAATGATTGCTGCTGCTAAAGTCAACTTTGAAAAATTAGGTGTAGCAGACCAAGTGACTATCCATGAAGGTGACGCCAAAGATGTATTGCCAACTCTAGAAACTAAATATGACTTTGCCTTATTAGATTCAGCGAAAGCAAAATACTTCGACTTCTTCCCGTTAATCATGGACCGACTAGAAGTTGGTGGCATCCTGATGATTGACGATATCTTCCAAGGTGGTACAGTCTTTAATGAATTGGACACTATTCCAAAACGAGTGCGTAAAATCCATAAAAAATTAAACCTACTTTTAGAGGAAGTGGTGGGTCATCCAAATTTAAAAACCTCTGTCTTACCTCTAGGTGATGGTGTCTTACTTGTAGAAAAAATTGATGATACAGATTTCTCTCACTTGTTAGAGAAAAACTTCTAA
- a CDS encoding hemolysin family protein: MGDPGSSNVGGQILLIIILTLVNAFLAGAEMAFVSVNHSKLETMAEEGDVKSQKVIKLLESSDDFLSTIQVGITFAGFFSSAAASTTFVSYLEPYLSGIPAGETIATAAVTLILSYFTLVLGELYPKQLALQVPESYARQSAGIISVLKIFFKPFVWLLTASTNVLKKITPLEFSEDSQQFTREEIQGIINSSRREGVIDSDEFQMMQGVLSLDTKLAREVMTPRTDTFMVDIEDDNQEIVNKILSSQYSRVPVFKDDKDNIVGIIHTKDILRQARKVGFENIEIANVVKPAFFAPETSFIDDLLFDFKKNHQHMAIIKDEYNGVVGLVTLEDLIEEIVGDIEDEYDEISHLYKRINDTTYIINGIMPIDKFNQLFKTSVESDESDTIAGYMIEILGYFPEDRAEEVIRIENYKLMTTAVENGRIRGIQVKKLDIDELAEEVEEENK, encoded by the coding sequence ATGGGAGATCCTGGGTCCTCAAACGTAGGTGGACAGATATTATTAATTATTATTTTAACATTGGTGAATGCCTTCCTGGCAGGGGCTGAAATGGCCTTTGTATCTGTGAACCATTCAAAACTAGAAACTATGGCAGAAGAAGGAGATGTAAAATCCCAAAAAGTAATAAAACTTCTTGAAAGCTCTGATGATTTCTTATCAACGATTCAAGTAGGGATTACTTTTGCTGGTTTCTTCTCATCTGCAGCGGCGTCTACTACCTTCGTTTCTTATTTAGAACCGTATCTATCTGGTATTCCAGCAGGTGAGACAATTGCTACAGCAGCTGTAACCTTAATCTTGTCATACTTTACATTAGTACTAGGTGAGCTATATCCAAAACAATTAGCCTTACAAGTGCCTGAATCGTATGCACGACAATCAGCTGGTATTATTTCTGTGTTAAAAATATTCTTCAAACCTTTCGTATGGTTGCTAACAGCGTCAACAAATGTATTGAAGAAAATCACTCCACTCGAGTTTTCTGAAGACAGCCAACAATTTACTCGTGAAGAAATTCAAGGGATTATTAATTCCTCACGTCGTGAAGGTGTAATTGATAGTGACGAGTTCCAAATGATGCAAGGTGTATTATCCTTGGATACCAAATTGGCTAGAGAGGTAATGACTCCTCGTACAGATACCTTTATGGTAGATATTGAAGATGACAACCAAGAAATCGTAAATAAAATCTTAAGCTCCCAATATTCTCGTGTGCCAGTCTTTAAAGATGATAAAGATAACATTGTTGGGATTATCCATACAAAAGATATTTTACGTCAAGCGCGTAAGGTAGGTTTTGAAAATATCGAAATTGCCAACGTTGTTAAACCAGCTTTCTTTGCACCGGAAACAAGCTTTATTGATGATTTACTATTCGACTTTAAGAAAAATCACCAACATATGGCCATCATCAAAGATGAATATAATGGTGTAGTTGGTTTAGTTACCCTAGAAGACTTAATCGAAGAAATTGTCGGCGATATTGAAGATGAGTATGATGAAATTTCACATCTTTACAAACGCATCAATGATACTACCTACATCATCAATGGAATCATGCCAATCGATAAGTTTAACCAATTATTTAAAACAAGCGTAGAATCCGATGAGTCAGATACCATTGCAGGTTACATGATTGAAATTTTAGGTTACTTCCCTGAAGACCGAGCGGAAGAAGTGATCCGAATCGAAAATTATAAGCTAATGACTACGGCAGTAGAAAATGGCCGTATCCGTGGTATCCAAGTTAAGAAGTTAGATATCGATGAATTAGCTGAAGAAGTAGAAGAAGAAAATAAATAG